Proteins from a genomic interval of Sphingobacterium sp. SYP-B4668:
- the frr gene encoding ribosome recycling factor has translation MNELISLQLDDCKDSMTKAVSFTESELTKIRAGKASPSMLDGISVDYYGSQTPLSQVANVNTTDARTIVIQPWEKSLINAIEKAIVDSNLGLNPQNDGIIIRLVVPALTEERRRELVKRAKEETEKGRIAIRNIRKDTNESIKKLKNDGASEDEIKIGEGEVQKLTDNFIAQIDKLSELKEKDIMTV, from the coding sequence ATGAACGAACTTATTTCTCTTCAACTTGATGACTGTAAGGATTCAATGACTAAAGCAGTATCATTCACGGAATCTGAATTGACAAAAATCCGTGCAGGAAAAGCATCCCCATCTATGCTAGATGGTATATCCGTAGATTATTACGGAAGCCAAACACCTCTTTCGCAAGTGGCCAACGTAAACACAACAGATGCCCGCACAATTGTTATACAACCTTGGGAAAAGTCATTGATCAATGCTATCGAAAAAGCTATCGTCGATTCCAACTTAGGTTTAAATCCTCAAAATGATGGTATTATCATCCGTTTGGTAGTTCCTGCTTTGACCGAAGAAAGAAGAAGGGAGCTCGTTAAAAGGGCTAAAGAAGAAACTGAAAAAGGCCGTATTGCTATTCGTAATATCAGAAAAGACACTAACGAGTCCATCAAAAAACTAAAAAATGATGGAGCTTCTGAAGACGAGATTAAAATCGGAGAAGGTGAAGTCCAAAAATTGACTGATAACTTCATTGCTCAAATAGACAAACTATCTGAGTTGAAGGAAAAAGATATCATGACGGTATAA
- the pyrH gene encoding UMP kinase: protein MKYKRILLKLSGEALMGEQNYGIDINRVRQYANDIKEIHELGLEVAIVIGGGNIYRGLSAEQSGMDRVQADYMGMLATVINSMALQDALEKVSLKTRLLTAIKMEQICEPFIRRRAVRHLEKGRIVIFGAGTGNPYFTTDTAASLRAIEINADAVLKGTRVDGIYTADPEKDPTATRFDEISFTEVYNKGLNVMDMTAFTLCQENNLPIIVFDMNKPGNLKKLANGEHLGTIVR from the coding sequence ATGAAATATAAACGTATCCTACTCAAGCTCAGCGGAGAAGCCTTAATGGGCGAACAGAACTATGGTATTGACATCAACCGTGTCAGACAATATGCTAACGACATTAAAGAAATCCACGAATTAGGTCTTGAGGTCGCCATCGTTATCGGTGGAGGCAATATCTACAGAGGTCTTAGCGCCGAACAATCGGGTATGGACCGGGTACAAGCAGACTATATGGGAATGTTGGCGACAGTCATCAATAGCATGGCTTTACAGGATGCTTTAGAGAAAGTCTCTTTAAAAACTCGTCTGCTAACAGCCATCAAGATGGAGCAAATTTGCGAACCGTTTATTCGTAGAAGAGCTGTCAGACACTTAGAAAAAGGTCGGATTGTTATCTTTGGCGCTGGCACAGGAAATCCATACTTCACTACGGATACCGCAGCATCTTTGAGAGCTATCGAAATCAATGCCGATGCTGTACTCAAAGGCACTCGTGTAGATGGTATCTATACCGCAGACCCTGAAAAAGACCCCACTGCAACGCGTTTTGATGAAATCTCTTTTACGGAGGTCTATAACAAAGGGCTTAATGTAATGGATATGACTGCCTTTACGCTATGCCAAGAAAACAATCTTCCTATTATTGTGTTTGACATGAATAAACCAGGCAATCTAAAAAAATTGGCTAATGGTGAGCATCTTGGAACAATAGTAAGATAA
- a CDS encoding BlaI/MecI/CopY family transcriptional regulator, which translates to MNEFKELTKAEEQIMHELWEMGGGFVKDVIERLPEPKPAYNTVSTIVRILETKGFVTHISFGKSHQYRPKITKEEYKKVITGKLLTNYFDNSPKRMLSFFLEEKQMDIKELDDILALLNKHK; encoded by the coding sequence ATGAACGAATTCAAGGAACTAACGAAAGCAGAGGAACAGATTATGCACGAATTGTGGGAGATGGGAGGAGGATTTGTAAAAGATGTCATTGAGAGACTTCCTGAGCCCAAGCCAGCATATAACACGGTTTCCACAATTGTGCGTATTTTAGAAACCAAGGGTTTTGTGACGCATATATCTTTTGGTAAAAGTCACCAGTATCGGCCAAAGATTACGAAAGAAGAGTATAAAAAAGTAATAACAGGGAAGCTGTTGACCAATTATTTTGATAATTCTCCCAAACGAATGCTTTCGTTTTTTTTGGAGGAGAAACAGATGGATATCAAAGAATTGGATGATATCTTGGCATTGTTGAACAAACATAAATAG
- the arfB gene encoding alternative ribosome rescue aminoacyl-tRNA hydrolase ArfB: MVTNKEALVAELNFKFVRSGGAGGQHVNKVSSKVLLQWDVNASQAFDMEEKAKILHLLSNRINKEGLLQLECDTDRSQLRNKELVVERFQRLLEEVLAPVKVRKKTKIPYSKIVERLDRKKQRSQVKQSRSKPFDY, from the coding sequence ATGGTAACAAACAAAGAGGCATTAGTTGCCGAGCTCAATTTTAAGTTTGTGCGTTCTGGAGGAGCTGGTGGGCAGCATGTCAACAAAGTCTCTTCTAAAGTACTCCTGCAGTGGGATGTCAATGCTAGTCAAGCTTTTGATATGGAGGAGAAGGCTAAGATTTTGCACCTATTGTCGAATCGAATCAATAAGGAAGGTCTTCTACAATTGGAATGTGATACCGACCGATCTCAACTGCGAAATAAAGAGCTTGTAGTCGAACGTTTTCAAAGACTTCTAGAAGAGGTGCTGGCCCCAGTCAAAGTAAGGAAGAAAACCAAAATACCCTATTCAAAGATTGTCGAGCGATTAGATCGAAAAAAGCAAAGATCTCAGGTTAAGCAGTCTCGAAGCAAACCCTTCGATTACTAG
- a CDS encoding energy transducer TonB, whose amino-acid sequence MIYLILVNISLLIGYALYSFFFKKLTFFHWNRYYLLGAIITSLLVPIGLFIDLSSHELLQEVLPTVDLSKMMDVNVVVLEEARQKWYLIDFLSPLYWCGVLISILWLGYRVFQLQRMISSKGNNLSFSFFNKIFVGKHMEHNATILMHEQVHVKQGHTYDIVLIELVKLFNWFNPILSLYSKELKFQHECLADEACSEDRVAYAELLVAHAMNVGPSRLTHEFSNDSFLKKRIMMLFRTKSKRKHKYLYLSIVPVLLMVTGSTMVFNTSKAKNMVAKLESKVAGVVLPITSGDMHTDYTSVQSVVSIGTLDYSPYDTGLGKGVRISTSDSIGNELFTAVERNPEPVEGMSVFRQWIGQNYRIPDEALDAGVNGTLQVSFIVEKDGALTHFNIKEDLGYGTGEAAIALMKRSKNWRPGVQNGRAVRVAYVLPIQLNVTQSEASSKASPVIGEGELIDWLSNNFRMPRQLNNEDVDPYIGVKLTVNEQGVPTDITAETDLGEAFKRETIRLISQTQWHPAKNGTKAVLSKNFIALKFDSHGKFKHNYTRVDVHASPIGGMAQFQKSILSSFVYDDELIRNQKNGEVSIQFSINENGEPSAYKIVKEMRNGQGVQLWSLIAKQGAWAPAILDGKNMGSQYEMTIGLKTVEGVGVLEVKKFRGNTLKKS is encoded by the coding sequence ATGATATACTTAATATTAGTCAATATCTCGTTGCTGATAGGTTATGCTTTGTACAGTTTCTTTTTTAAGAAATTAACATTTTTTCATTGGAATAGGTATTATCTGTTGGGAGCTATAATAACGTCATTATTGGTGCCTATAGGTCTATTTATAGACTTATCGTCCCATGAACTGCTGCAAGAGGTACTGCCAACAGTCGACTTGTCTAAAATGATGGACGTCAATGTTGTTGTTTTAGAGGAAGCACGGCAGAAATGGTATTTGATAGATTTCCTATCACCTCTTTATTGGTGTGGTGTATTGATCTCCATATTGTGGTTAGGATATCGAGTATTCCAACTTCAGCGAATGATTTCATCTAAAGGAAATAATCTAAGTTTTTCGTTTTTTAACAAAATCTTTGTGGGAAAGCATATGGAGCATAATGCTACAATTTTGATGCATGAGCAAGTCCATGTGAAGCAAGGGCATACCTACGATATAGTTTTGATTGAATTGGTGAAATTGTTCAATTGGTTTAATCCTATTTTATCCCTTTATTCAAAGGAATTAAAGTTCCAACATGAATGCTTGGCCGATGAGGCCTGTTCAGAAGACCGCGTGGCGTACGCTGAACTACTGGTGGCGCATGCTATGAATGTGGGTCCATCGAGATTGACGCATGAATTTTCAAATGACTCCTTTTTAAAGAAAAGAATTATGATGTTATTTAGAACTAAATCAAAAAGAAAGCATAAGTATCTGTACTTGTCGATCGTCCCTGTATTACTAATGGTTACAGGATCTACGATGGTATTCAATACCTCTAAAGCAAAGAATATGGTTGCTAAACTTGAGAGTAAGGTTGCAGGTGTAGTGTTGCCTATAACTAGTGGGGATATGCATACTGATTACACGTCAGTACAATCTGTAGTCAGTATTGGTACTCTTGATTATTCACCTTATGATACAGGGCTCGGAAAGGGGGTGCGGATATCAACCAGTGATTCAATTGGCAATGAATTATTCACAGCTGTGGAGCGTAATCCGGAACCCGTTGAGGGGATGTCTGTTTTTCGTCAATGGATAGGCCAGAACTACAGAATTCCGGATGAAGCATTGGATGCGGGGGTGAATGGAACGTTACAGGTTTCGTTTATTGTTGAGAAGGATGGGGCACTTACACATTTCAATATAAAAGAAGATTTGGGATATGGGACTGGAGAAGCAGCAATAGCACTGATGAAGCGATCTAAAAATTGGCGCCCAGGCGTGCAGAATGGGAGAGCTGTACGTGTAGCGTATGTATTGCCTATCCAATTGAATGTGACACAGAGCGAAGCGAGTTCAAAGGCTTCACCGGTAATAGGCGAGGGCGAGTTGATCGATTGGTTATCGAACAACTTTAGGATGCCTCGCCAATTAAATAACGAAGATGTAGATCCTTATATAGGGGTGAAACTAACTGTCAATGAACAAGGAGTGCCTACTGATATTACAGCGGAGACTGATTTGGGTGAAGCATTTAAAAGGGAAACTATCCGTCTGATTTCTCAAACACAATGGCACCCAGCCAAGAATGGTACAAAAGCGGTCTTATCTAAAAATTTCATTGCTTTGAAATTTGATAGTCATGGCAAATTTAAACATAACTATACTCGAGTAGACGTACACGCCTCTCCGATTGGCGGAATGGCACAGTTTCAAAAATCAATTTTGAGCAGTTTTGTTTATGATGATGAATTGATACGAAATCAAAAAAATGGTGAGGTATCTATTCAATTTTCGATCAACGAGAACGGAGAACCATCAGCATATAAAATTGTGAAGGAAATGCGTAATGGTCAAGGTGTACAGTTGTGGAGTTTGATTGCAAAGCAAGGTGCATGGGCCCCTGCTATTTTGGATGGTAAGAACATGGGAAGCCAATATGAGATGACTATAGGCTTGAAGACAGTTGAAGGTGTGGGTGTTCTTGAAGTTAAAAAGTTTAGGGGAAACACGCTGAAAAAATCATGA
- the bshA gene encoding N-acetyl-alpha-D-glucosaminyl L-malate synthase BshA — MKIGIVCYPTFGGSGVVATELGKALAANGHEIHFITYRQPARLDFFSENLFYHEVAVSQYPLFDFLPYESALASKLVDVVRFENLDVLHVHYAIPHASAAFMAKQILATYGINIPVITTLHGTDITLVGKDKSFSPVVTFSINQSDGVTAVSENLRSQTLEYFEISKDIKVIPNFIDLERFSNKDRSHFKKAIAPADERILIHTSNFRKVKKTDDVIRIFQKVNEKIPSKLLMVGDGPERRNAEELSRQLNVSHDVRFLGKQDAIEEILSVSDLFLMPSSSESFGLAALEAMACKVPVISTNTGGLPELNINAVTGFLSDIGDVDQMAANSIYILEDCERLSKFKDAALERAKDFQLSNIMPQYESYYQEIVESVKKG; from the coding sequence ATGAAAATAGGAATAGTCTGTTACCCGACCTTTGGAGGAAGTGGAGTAGTTGCTACCGAGCTAGGTAAGGCCCTTGCGGCAAATGGCCACGAGATTCACTTTATCACGTATCGCCAACCAGCGCGCTTGGACTTTTTCTCCGAAAATCTTTTTTACCACGAAGTAGCAGTCTCACAGTATCCATTATTTGACTTTTTGCCCTATGAGTCTGCTTTAGCTAGCAAACTGGTAGACGTCGTCAGATTTGAAAACCTAGATGTACTACACGTGCACTATGCGATTCCACATGCCTCTGCAGCCTTTATGGCCAAGCAGATATTGGCCACATACGGCATTAACATTCCTGTCATTACAACCTTGCATGGTACAGATATCACCCTTGTAGGCAAAGACAAAAGTTTTAGTCCTGTCGTCACTTTTTCCATTAACCAGTCTGATGGTGTGACTGCTGTATCCGAAAATCTCAGGTCTCAAACCTTGGAGTACTTCGAAATCAGTAAAGATATTAAGGTGATTCCAAATTTCATCGACCTAGAACGCTTCAGTAATAAGGATCGCTCTCATTTCAAAAAAGCTATCGCCCCTGCCGATGAGCGAATACTGATACATACGTCCAACTTTCGAAAAGTAAAGAAAACAGACGACGTCATCCGAATCTTTCAAAAGGTAAATGAAAAGATTCCCAGTAAATTGTTAATGGTCGGAGATGGTCCTGAACGTAGAAATGCAGAAGAATTGTCTCGTCAACTGAATGTCAGCCATGATGTTCGCTTTCTAGGAAAGCAAGATGCTATCGAGGAAATATTATCAGTATCTGATTTATTTCTTATGCCATCAAGCTCCGAGAGCTTTGGCCTAGCTGCTTTAGAAGCAATGGCTTGCAAGGTTCCGGTAATATCTACTAATACAGGTGGTCTACCTGAATTGAATATTAACGCAGTAACGGGTTTTTTGAGTGATATAGGTGATGTGGACCAAATGGCAGCCAACTCCATTTATATTTTGGAAGACTGTGAACGGCTTTCCAAATTCAAAGATGCCGCACTTGAGCGAGCTAAAGATTTTCAACTAAGCAACATCATGCCCCAATACGAAAGCTACTATCAAGAGATTGTCGAATCGGTCAAAAAAGGTTAA
- a CDS encoding J domain-containing protein: MAFVDYYKILGIDKSASQDEIKKAYRKLARKYHPDLNPNDETAKQRFQEINEANEVLNDTEKRQKYDQYGENWKHGEEYERTQQQSGYGGNPFASAGGQQHQYSGNFDESQFSDFFEQMFGSRRGGGRQNNFKGQDYNAELTLSLQQAYTTHQKTFTVNGKNIRITIHAGVQDGQKIKLKGHGGDGVNGGPKGDLYLTFNIEKDTKYTREGDNLHTTLDIDLYTAILGGETVLETLGGKVKIKIKPETQNGAKIRLKGKGFPVYRKEGQFGDLYVNINIQMPKALSDEEKKLFMQLAELKK, translated from the coding sequence ATGGCATTTGTAGATTATTATAAAATACTTGGCATCGATAAATCAGCTTCGCAAGACGAAATAAAAAAGGCCTATCGCAAGCTCGCTAGAAAATACCATCCCGACCTCAATCCTAATGATGAAACCGCAAAACAACGATTTCAAGAAATTAACGAGGCTAATGAAGTGCTAAACGATACGGAGAAGAGGCAAAAATATGACCAGTATGGAGAGAATTGGAAGCACGGAGAGGAATACGAAAGGACACAACAACAAAGTGGCTATGGGGGAAATCCCTTTGCAAGTGCTGGAGGTCAGCAACATCAATATTCCGGTAACTTTGACGAAAGTCAATTTTCTGACTTCTTTGAGCAAATGTTTGGCAGTCGGCGCGGCGGTGGAAGGCAGAATAACTTCAAAGGACAAGATTATAATGCAGAACTGACGCTATCGTTGCAACAAGCGTATACCACTCATCAAAAAACCTTCACCGTCAATGGAAAAAATATTCGCATTACCATACATGCTGGCGTACAGGACGGACAAAAAATAAAACTAAAGGGGCATGGCGGTGACGGTGTCAATGGAGGGCCAAAGGGTGATCTATATTTGACATTCAATATCGAGAAAGATACTAAATATACACGAGAAGGCGACAATCTCCATACTACCCTTGACATCGATCTATACACCGCTATATTAGGCGGAGAAACCGTGTTGGAAACGCTTGGAGGTAAAGTCAAGATCAAAATCAAACCCGAGACTCAAAATGGCGCAAAAATACGATTGAAAGGCAAAGGATTTCCCGTATATCGAAAAGAGGGACAATTTGGAGACCTGTATGTAAACATCAATATACAGATGCCCAAAGCGTTGTCAGATGAAGAAAAAAAGCTATTCATGCAGTTGGCCGAGTTAAAAAAATAA
- a CDS encoding chaperone modulator CbpM, whose product MENTKIKIADFCQSRKIETSFIQVLEDSDLIQITIEHNEQYVDESQLRNLERFAALYFDLDVNPQGIEVAHHLLQKIEQLQEELRILKTTMRKLHTSL is encoded by the coding sequence ATGGAAAATACAAAAATTAAAATTGCAGACTTTTGTCAATCCAGGAAAATTGAAACATCATTTATACAGGTGTTGGAAGATAGTGACTTGATTCAGATTACAATCGAGCACAATGAACAATACGTAGACGAGAGTCAACTTAGGAATCTAGAAAGATTTGCCGCACTATACTTTGACCTTGACGTCAACCCACAGGGAATCGAGGTAGCACATCACCTATTACAAAAAATAGAACAACTACAAGAAGAATTGAGAATATTGAAGACTACTATGAGAAAATTGCACACCTCATTATGA
- a CDS encoding M56 family metallopeptidase: MMTYLIIANVSMIFFYSIYHVLMRKLTFFYWNRAYLLASLLLSILVPALQFVDFEGSWYGKEVVPTIKMGITVIQGEEVVLRSQGLQVDLQQVYWISVGIAFLYLLIRLFAVMRLLRQSDRQMSFSFFHRVHIGKDVAASKIIRLHESIHVKQGHTYDILFAELTRVFNWFNPVLHCYIKELKFVHECIADELSARADKRTYAEILVASALNVPTYVLYHEFSNQSLLKKRIRMLFRHKSKNINRLKYLLIVPLISLVGFTALAYNDSVDSHIALVGSALDVDMPTRPIPISKQTEDTIPIVRIQQQEDKVFTVVEVNPEPLGGMKAFMNYVGMNYNYPKEAIDNNIEGRVEVSFVVEKDGMLSTFKVNKGLGYGTGEEAIRVLKAGGKWSPGIQNGKPVRVSYQMPIRIDRGQFSQSKSENHEGDGKAPAKLLLKSEQSKSEEGANVLFTAVEITPEPQEGMRSFMKYIGDSFEYPKEAIEKGVNGVLQLAFIVEKDGSLSNVEVVKDLQYGTGEAAKKMIQGYNKKWKPGIQNGRAVRVAYTLPIRLNIVK, encoded by the coding sequence ATGATGACCTATTTGATTATTGCTAATGTGAGTATGATTTTCTTTTATTCGATTTACCATGTCCTCATGCGTAAGCTGACCTTTTTTTATTGGAATCGTGCTTATCTATTGGCTTCATTGCTCTTGTCTATTTTAGTTCCGGCTTTACAATTTGTCGATTTTGAAGGAAGTTGGTATGGAAAGGAAGTTGTCCCAACCATCAAAATGGGAATTACTGTTATCCAAGGAGAGGAAGTTGTTTTAAGGTCGCAGGGGCTACAGGTTGATCTTCAGCAGGTGTATTGGATATCTGTAGGAATAGCATTTCTTTACTTACTCATCCGCCTGTTTGCCGTGATGAGATTGTTGAGACAATCGGATAGACAGATGTCTTTCTCTTTCTTTCATAGAGTTCACATTGGCAAGGATGTAGCGGCTTCAAAAATCATTCGTTTGCATGAAAGTATCCACGTGAAACAGGGCCATACCTATGACATTTTGTTTGCTGAACTGACTCGTGTATTTAACTGGTTCAATCCGGTATTGCATTGCTATATAAAGGAGTTGAAATTTGTGCATGAATGTATCGCTGATGAGCTTTCAGCTCGAGCGGATAAACGTACATATGCGGAAATTCTGGTTGCAAGTGCATTGAATGTACCGACTTATGTATTGTATCATGAGTTCTCAAATCAATCACTTTTAAAGAAACGAATTAGAATGCTCTTTAGGCATAAATCCAAAAATATCAATCGCTTAAAATATCTGCTAATAGTGCCTTTAATTTCTCTTGTTGGCTTTACCGCTTTGGCCTATAATGATAGTGTGGACTCCCATATTGCCCTTGTAGGTTCGGCGTTGGATGTCGATATGCCAACGCGCCCTATTCCTATATCTAAGCAAACAGAAGATACTATCCCTATCGTACGAATACAACAGCAAGAGGATAAAGTTTTCACTGTTGTAGAAGTCAATCCCGAACCTCTTGGGGGTATGAAGGCCTTTATGAACTATGTTGGGATGAACTATAATTATCCAAAGGAAGCAATTGATAATAATATTGAGGGTAGGGTTGAAGTGAGTTTTGTCGTGGAAAAGGATGGAATGCTATCGACTTTTAAGGTAAACAAAGGTCTTGGGTATGGCACTGGGGAAGAAGCAATAAGGGTGTTGAAAGCGGGCGGGAAATGGTCTCCGGGAATACAGAATGGAAAACCTGTACGTGTTTCTTATCAGATGCCTATACGTATAGATAGAGGCCAGTTTTCGCAATCTAAATCTGAGAATCATGAAGGTGACGGGAAAGCACCTGCAAAGTTATTGCTCAAAAGTGAGCAGAGCAAGTCTGAAGAAGGAGCTAATGTGCTTTTTACTGCGGTTGAAATTACACCAGAACCTCAGGAAGGAATGCGGTCTTTCATGAAGTATATAGGTGATAGCTTTGAGTACCCCAAAGAAGCAATTGAAAAAGGTGTAAATGGAGTACTTCAATTGGCATTTATTGTAGAGAAAGATGGAAGCCTATCAAACGTTGAAGTGGTTAAGGATCTCCAATATGGGACGGGCGAGGCTGCAAAGAAAATGATTCAAGGGTACAATAAGAAATGGAAACCAGGTATTCAGAACGGACGGGCAGTCCGTGTCGCTTATACATTGCCAATTCGATTGAACATCGTTAAATAA